One part of the Acidobacteriota bacterium genome encodes these proteins:
- the aroA gene encoding 3-phosphoshikimate 1-carboxyvinyltransferase: protein MTDSTSSSLETGGEAAPPSLVVPGPVTVTGTVTPPPSKSLSHRSFNLALLAGFGTAGAPLTVRRPLLAQDTRLFLAALETCGFEVELDEGGDAEAVDAEGGDPGAAVRLTPGEPPASGEIFCGNAGTMFRFLTATLCALPGRWRLDGTERLRERPVGPLLAALRGLGAHIHCPAGDGFAPLEIEGGSLQGGTTTLDAGESSQYLSAVLQAALRAPAPVTVEVTAMTSAPYLDLTLDMVKTFGGRVSRPEAQVYRVEPGLRAPQQLTVEADFSAACYPAAAAALCAGGSGVTVAGLDRDSRQGDRGLFDLLEQLGAAVRWERSGDESVAVVGRGQLMGRTVDMSAMPDQVPTLAALAPFCRGVTRIENVPHLRIKESDRLLAMATELRKLGVPVEELDDGLVIPGVWADGVPADLSTDRPTVAVDTWDDHRIAMSLALVGLRRGGVEIRHPEVVGKSYPGFWNDLETLVQG, encoded by the coding sequence ATGACGGACTCCACATCGAGCTCGCTTGAGACCGGCGGCGAAGCCGCTCCCCCGAGCCTCGTCGTCCCAGGGCCGGTGACGGTGACGGGGACGGTGACGCCGCCACCGTCCAAGAGCCTGTCCCACCGCAGCTTCAACCTCGCCCTGCTGGCGGGATTCGGCACGGCTGGAGCTCCGTTAACCGTGCGGCGTCCGTTGCTGGCGCAGGACACTCGGCTCTTCCTCGCCGCCCTCGAGACCTGCGGCTTCGAGGTGGAGCTGGATGAGGGGGGCGATGCCGAAGCTGTCGATGCCGAGGGGGGCGATCCCGGCGCCGCGGTCCGCCTGACCCCCGGGGAGCCGCCGGCTTCCGGAGAGATCTTCTGCGGCAATGCCGGCACCATGTTCCGATTCCTCACCGCAACCCTCTGCGCCCTTCCCGGCCGCTGGCGGTTGGACGGCACGGAGCGGCTGCGGGAGCGGCCGGTGGGCCCTCTGCTGGCGGCGCTGCGAGGGCTGGGAGCGCACATTCACTGCCCCGCCGGGGACGGCTTCGCGCCGCTGGAGATCGAGGGCGGCAGCCTCCAGGGCGGCACTACGACTCTCGACGCCGGGGAGTCGAGCCAATATCTCTCGGCGGTGCTGCAGGCGGCGCTGCGGGCGCCGGCACCGGTGACGGTGGAGGTCACCGCCATGACCTCGGCGCCCTATCTGGATCTCACCCTCGACATGGTGAAGACCTTCGGCGGCCGGGTGAGCCGCCCGGAGGCGCAGGTCTATCGGGTCGAGCCGGGGCTCCGGGCTCCGCAGCAGCTCACCGTGGAGGCGGATTTTTCCGCTGCGTGCTACCCCGCTGCTGCCGCGGCCCTCTGTGCGGGAGGCAGTGGGGTCACCGTGGCGGGCCTCGACCGCGACTCGCGGCAGGGGGATCGGGGACTCTTCGATCTTCTGGAGCAGCTCGGCGCGGCGGTGCGCTGGGAGCGCAGCGGGGATGAGTCGGTGGCGGTGGTCGGCCGCGGACAGCTGATGGGGCGCACGGTGGACATGTCCGCCATGCCGGATCAAGTGCCCACCCTGGCAGCCCTGGCGCCCTTCTGCCGGGGGGTGACCCGCATCGAGAATGTGCCCCATCTGCGCATCAAGGAAAGCGACCGCCTGCTGGCCATGGCCACGGAGCTGCGCAAGCTGGGGGTGCCGGTGGAGGAGCTGGACGACGGTCTGGTGATCCCCGGGGTATGGGCCGACGGCGTGCCCGCTGACTTGTCCACCGATCGGCCAACGGTGGCGGTGGACACCTGGGACGATCACCGCATCGCCATGAGCCTGGCGTTGGTGGGGCTACGCCGGGGCGGCGTGGAGATTCGCCATCCGGAGGTGGTGGGGAAGTCCTATCCCGGCTTCTGGAACGACCTGGAGACCCTCGTCCAAGGCTGA
- a CDS encoding MBL fold metallo-hydrolase, giving the protein MSLQLTMLGSGTSSGVPVIGCDCPVCTSSSPRNRRTRPSVLLRFADGGGQERAVLIDTAPELRLQAVREGMSRLDAILYTHAHADHIFGLDDVRAFNFRQRSSLPCYGSRETLAALRRIFAYVFEETQEGGGKPDLTLEPVDGPFALFGRTVVPVPVLHGRLEVYGYRLGPLAYITDCSAIPEASLALLAGVEVLILGALRYHPHPTHFTIEEALAVSRRVGARRTVFTHLSHAVDYDLPQVELPPGVEFGYDGLHIELA; this is encoded by the coding sequence GTGAGCCTGCAGCTCACCATGCTCGGCAGCGGCACCTCCTCCGGCGTGCCGGTGATCGGCTGCGACTGCCCGGTGTGCACCTCCTCCAGCCCGCGCAACCGCCGCACCCGTCCCAGCGTCCTCCTGCGCTTCGCCGACGGCGGGGGCCAGGAGCGGGCGGTGCTCATCGATACCGCTCCGGAGCTGCGGCTGCAGGCGGTGCGGGAGGGCATGAGCCGCCTCGACGCCATCCTCTACACCCACGCCCACGCCGACCACATCTTCGGCCTCGACGACGTCCGAGCGTTCAACTTCCGCCAGCGGTCGAGCCTGCCGTGCTACGGCTCCCGGGAGACTCTGGCGGCCTTGCGGCGCATCTTCGCCTACGTCTTCGAGGAGACCCAAGAGGGGGGCGGCAAGCCGGACCTGACGCTGGAGCCGGTGGACGGCCCTTTTGCTCTCTTCGGCCGAACCGTGGTGCCGGTGCCGGTGCTCCACGGGCGCTTGGAGGTCTACGGCTACCGCTTGGGGCCGCTGGCCTACATCACCGATTGCAGCGCCATCCCGGAGGCCAGCCTCGCCCTGTTGGCGGGGGTGGAAGTGCTGATTCTCGGCGCTTTGCGCTACCATCCTCATCCGACCCACTTCACCATCGAGGAAGCCCTGGCGGTGTCCCGGCGGGTGGGAGCCCGGCGCACCGTCTTCACTCATCTGAGCCACGCGGTGGACTACGACCTCCCCCAGGTGGAGCTACCTCCAGGAGTTGAGTTTGGCTATGACGGACTCCACATCGAGCTCGCTTGA
- a CDS encoding UDP-2,3-diacylglucosamine diphosphatase: protein MVPSDSVTPDSVTPESVTPESVAVIADSHLGGPGGEAAPLVEQLREVAAAGCRRVVLLGDIFHVWVALPGFETPEVRAVLAAVAELRRQGVRVEYVEGNRDFFVGSGPYREDFDAVVLETSFEVGGRRFLAVHGDGLNDRDYQYRFWRWLSKSPPTRWAVRLIPRALSRRWIHATDRRLSRTNFKHKREIPEAVIRAYGERRLAEGYDVLVLGHFHEPRRWTVDGGEVWLLDAWFNSRRVELPGPVELPGTGPEAANPSDSKP, encoded by the coding sequence ATGGTCCCATCTGACAGCGTCACCCCCGACAGCGTCACTCCCGAGAGCGTCACTCCCGAGAGCGTAGCCGTCATCGCCGATTCTCACCTGGGTGGCCCCGGTGGGGAGGCGGCGCCGCTGGTCGAGCAGCTTCGGGAGGTGGCCGCCGCCGGCTGCCGGCGGGTGGTGCTCTTGGGGGATATCTTCCACGTCTGGGTGGCCCTGCCGGGCTTCGAGACACCGGAGGTACGGGCGGTGTTGGCGGCGGTGGCGGAGCTGCGGCGCCAGGGGGTGCGGGTGGAGTATGTGGAGGGCAACCGGGACTTCTTCGTCGGCTCCGGCCCTTACCGCGAGGACTTCGACGCGGTGGTGCTGGAGACCTCCTTCGAGGTCGGCGGCCGGCGCTTCTTGGCGGTGCACGGCGACGGTCTCAACGACCGCGATTACCAATACCGATTCTGGCGCTGGCTGTCCAAGAGCCCGCCGACGCGCTGGGCCGTGCGGCTGATCCCCCGGGCCCTGAGCCGGCGGTGGATCCACGCCACCGACCGGCGGCTGTCGCGCACCAACTTCAAACACAAGCGGGAGATCCCCGAGGCGGTGATCCGAGCCTACGGCGAGCGGCGCCTGGCGGAGGGCTACGACGTACTGGTGCTGGGGCATTTCCACGAGCCGCGGCGCTGGACCGTGGACGGTGGAGAAGTCTGGCTCCTCGACGCCTGGTTCAACAGCCGCCGGGTGGAGCTGCCAGGACCGGTGGAGCTACCGGGGACTGGTCCCGAGGCCGCCAACCCCAGCGACTCGAAGCCGTGA
- a CDS encoding Mrp/NBP35 family ATP-binding protein has protein sequence MAEELEEQIWQALKKVHFPGMKRDVVSFGFVRGVTVDGGVARVVMEVATHNPEAAKKIRGAVEAEVGQLPGVTAVDLQLRVNAPPTPQQRTQQATARDPKLIPEVRHVVAVASGKGGVGKSTVAANLAVSLARLGHSTGLLDADIYGPSVPTMFGIEDKPRVIDNRLQTLERHGIQVMSLGFLVDTDTPVIWRGPMVMRALEQMLGDVDWGPLDYLVVDMPPGTGDAQLTLSQKVPLSGAVVVTTPQDVALIDARKGFHMFRKVNVPVVGIVENMSTFVCPHCGEATEVFSSGGGERTAQELGTRLLGKIPLDAAIVLGGDEGEPIVVSQPEGPHAKAFREIAEAVVDEVAAGESERPSLSIV, from the coding sequence ATGGCCGAAGAGCTCGAAGAACAAATCTGGCAAGCGCTGAAGAAAGTCCACTTTCCGGGCATGAAGCGGGACGTGGTCTCCTTCGGCTTCGTCCGCGGCGTCACCGTCGATGGTGGCGTGGCGCGGGTGGTGATGGAGGTGGCGACCCACAATCCGGAGGCGGCGAAGAAGATTCGAGGCGCCGTCGAGGCGGAGGTGGGGCAGCTGCCGGGGGTTACCGCGGTCGACCTGCAGCTGCGGGTCAACGCGCCGCCGACCCCCCAGCAGCGCACCCAACAGGCCACCGCCCGGGATCCCAAACTGATCCCCGAGGTGCGGCACGTGGTAGCGGTGGCCAGCGGCAAGGGGGGCGTGGGCAAATCCACCGTGGCGGCCAACCTGGCGGTGAGCCTGGCGCGCTTGGGGCATTCCACCGGGTTGCTGGACGCCGACATCTACGGGCCCTCGGTGCCCACCATGTTCGGCATCGAGGACAAGCCGCGGGTCATCGACAACCGACTCCAGACCCTCGAGCGCCACGGCATCCAGGTCATGTCTTTGGGCTTTTTGGTCGATACGGACACGCCGGTGATCTGGCGCGGTCCCATGGTCATGCGGGCGCTGGAGCAGATGCTCGGCGACGTCGATTGGGGGCCGTTGGACTACCTGGTGGTGGACATGCCGCCGGGCACCGGTGACGCTCAGCTGACCCTCAGCCAGAAGGTGCCGCTCTCCGGCGCGGTGGTGGTGACCACGCCCCAGGACGTGGCCCTCATCGACGCCCGCAAGGGCTTCCACATGTTCCGCAAGGTCAATGTGCCGGTGGTGGGTATCGTGGAGAATATGTCCACCTTCGTCTGCCCCCACTGCGGCGAGGCCACGGAGGTCTTCAGCAGCGGCGGCGGCGAACGCACGGCCCAGGAGCTGGGGACGCGGCTGCTGGGCAAGATCCCCCTCGATGCGGCCATCGTGTTGGGCGGCGATGAGGGCGAGCCTATCGTGGTGAGCCAGCCCGAGGGGCCCCACGCGAAGGCCTTCCGGGAGATCGCCGAGGCGGTGGTGGACGAGGTCGCCGCCGGCGAGAGCGAGCGGCCTAGCTTGTCCATCGTTTGA
- a CDS encoding lysophospholipid acyltransferase family protein has translation MRTILSFLATVFGWLNLAVATICCATGSLLTFWVPPRGWMVTVFARLWSHWWLWGSGVRVRRVGSAEAQQLAGGIFLANHVSWYDIPALIVSVPGRVRFMAKRTLFQVPLFGWALHAGGFIPVDREDRSRAKESFQAAIEQLRHGGALILFPEGTRSRDGKVHTFQRGGFLLALKAGLPIVPVGVEGTHTILPRTTLRVRPGTITVHFGEPLDPAEYGLRGRKELMQRVRREVAELSGRGLAEGPPVEPLAKSEEG, from the coding sequence ATGAGAACGATCTTGAGCTTCCTGGCCACGGTCTTCGGTTGGTTGAATCTGGCCGTGGCGACGATTTGTTGCGCCACGGGCTCGTTGTTGACGTTCTGGGTTCCGCCCCGCGGCTGGATGGTGACGGTCTTCGCGCGCCTGTGGTCCCATTGGTGGCTGTGGGGCAGCGGCGTGCGGGTGCGCCGGGTCGGCTCCGCCGAGGCCCAGCAGCTGGCCGGTGGCATCTTCCTGGCCAACCACGTGAGCTGGTACGACATCCCGGCGCTCATCGTGTCCGTGCCGGGGCGGGTGCGCTTCATGGCCAAGCGCACCCTCTTCCAGGTGCCCCTCTTCGGCTGGGCGCTCCATGCCGGGGGATTCATCCCGGTGGATCGCGAGGACCGCAGCCGCGCCAAGGAGAGTTTCCAGGCGGCCATCGAGCAGTTGCGCCACGGTGGTGCTCTGATCCTCTTTCCGGAGGGCACTCGCAGCCGCGACGGCAAGGTCCACACCTTCCAGCGCGGTGGCTTCCTCCTCGCCCTCAAGGCCGGCCTGCCCATCGTGCCGGTGGGCGTCGAGGGCACCCACACCATCCTCCCCCGCACCACCCTGCGAGTCCGCCCGGGCACCATCACCGTGCACTTCGGCGAGCCTTTGGACCCCGCTGAATACGGCCTACGGGGCCGCAAGGAGTTGATGCAGAGGGTGCGCCGGGAGGTGGCGGAGCTCAGTGGGCGGGGGTTGGCGGAGGGGCCTCCAGTAGAACCTCTAGCGAAGTCCGAAGAAGGCTGA